One stretch of Amycolatopsis tolypomycina DNA includes these proteins:
- a CDS encoding alpha/beta hydrolase yields the protein MRGVVVALGVSMAVAAGPAVASAAPASIDSVPTPQLSWTDCADGFQCSKASVPLDYDRPSGTKIDLALIKLPATDQKHRIGSLFVNFGGPGASGLQRLRERGKWPWLFSDELRARFDLVSWDPRGIANSTAVRCFDTVAEQQAFFGSFPEMPGDPSGNAAFYAKSKELADRCSAKAGPILEHVSTANTARDLELLRRAVGDPKLNYHGISYGTQLGATYANLFPNRIRAMVFDGTMDFAGNSTGQNGNGKSVPLDTRQDVATGIAQTFEQFLRLCSEAGPKCAFSSGDPKAKWAALTARAKQAPIVSDGETWTYSGIINAAADLSDSRGWADIAALLQRLYEAPATPALRSAAVKGEQYVSNRTEAFNAIQCSDSDVPTDPAVYSSYAESEDQRVPYFGRIAVLDMMSCAFWKAKDTDRYTGPWNRPTSAEILVLNNRYDPSTPLHGARDGAAELARARVFVTEGYGHSSMYVPSTCTEKVKRDYLISGTFPAAGTTCGIDASPFAG from the coding sequence GTGCGCGGCGTGGTCGTCGCACTCGGTGTCTCGATGGCCGTCGCGGCGGGACCGGCGGTCGCGTCCGCGGCACCGGCTTCCATCGACAGCGTGCCGACGCCGCAGCTGAGCTGGACGGACTGCGCCGACGGTTTCCAGTGCAGCAAGGCTTCCGTGCCGCTGGACTACGACCGGCCGTCCGGCACGAAGATCGACCTGGCGCTGATCAAGCTGCCCGCGACCGACCAGAAGCACCGGATCGGCTCGCTGTTCGTCAACTTCGGCGGCCCCGGCGCGTCCGGCCTGCAGCGGCTGCGGGAGCGCGGCAAGTGGCCGTGGCTGTTCTCCGACGAGCTGCGCGCGCGGTTCGACCTGGTTTCCTGGGACCCGCGCGGGATCGCCAACAGCACCGCGGTCCGGTGCTTCGACACCGTGGCCGAGCAGCAGGCGTTCTTCGGCTCGTTCCCGGAGATGCCGGGCGACCCGAGCGGCAACGCGGCCTTCTACGCCAAGTCGAAGGAGCTCGCCGACCGCTGCTCGGCGAAGGCGGGCCCGATCCTCGAGCACGTCTCCACGGCCAACACCGCCCGTGACCTGGAGCTGCTGCGCCGCGCGGTCGGCGACCCGAAGCTGAACTACCACGGCATTTCCTACGGGACGCAGCTCGGCGCGACCTACGCCAACCTGTTCCCGAACCGGATCCGGGCGATGGTGTTCGACGGCACCATGGACTTCGCCGGCAACTCGACCGGCCAGAACGGCAACGGCAAGAGCGTCCCGCTGGACACCCGCCAGGACGTCGCGACCGGCATCGCGCAGACCTTCGAGCAGTTCCTGCGGCTGTGCTCGGAAGCCGGCCCGAAGTGCGCGTTCTCCTCGGGTGACCCGAAGGCGAAGTGGGCGGCGCTGACGGCGCGGGCCAAGCAGGCCCCGATCGTCAGCGACGGCGAGACGTGGACGTACTCGGGCATCATCAACGCGGCGGCGGACCTGTCCGACTCGCGGGGCTGGGCGGACATCGCCGCGCTGCTGCAACGGCTTTACGAAGCCCCGGCCACGCCGGCCCTGCGTTCCGCGGCTGTCAAGGGCGAGCAGTACGTTTCGAACCGGACCGAAGCGTTCAACGCCATCCAGTGCTCCGACAGCGACGTGCCGACCGACCCGGCGGTCTACAGCTCCTACGCCGAGTCGGAAGACCAGCGCGTGCCGTACTTCGGGCGGATCGCGGTGCTGGACATGATGAGCTGCGCGTTCTGGAAGGCTAAGGACACCGACCGCTACACGGGTCCGTGGAACCGCCCGACGTCGGCGGAGATCCTCGTGCTGAACAACCGCTACGACCCGTCCACCCCGCTGCACGGCGCCCGCGACGGCGCCGCGGAGCTGGCGCGGGCGCGCGTGTTCGTGACCGAGGGCTACGGTCACTCCTCGATGTACGTGCCGAGCACGTGCACCGAGAAGGTCAAGCGGGACTACCTGATCTCGGGGACCTTCCCGGCCGCGGGCACGACCTGCGGGATCGACGCGAGCCCCTTCGCGGGCTGA
- a CDS encoding ABC transporter permease subunit, producing MTWLTWRQFRLPALSVFSGLIAIAVVLAITGPELVGRTDFSDQDVLFQGTILVLYLLPAVIGVFWGVPMITRELESGTHSLVWNQTVTRKRWLTTKLGFGLLAAMAAAAVLSVAVSWWASPIDALSALQTDRGMQARIAPVVFGARGIVPIGYAAFALALGVAVGMLLKRTVAAMAVTLATLAAVLLLVPAFVRPYLLPPQTQVVAITGQNITNISGDDTHGILEIGVRKQAGAWELANETLDPAGNVADPLPSFIQNCAPRPGAGPPERGSMEACLAQLGTHGYQQRLTFQPGSRFWPLQWLELALYLAMTALLTWFCFRRLRHLS from the coding sequence ATGACCTGGCTGACCTGGCGCCAGTTCCGCCTCCCCGCGCTGTCCGTGTTCTCCGGGCTGATCGCGATCGCCGTCGTGCTCGCGATCACCGGACCCGAACTGGTGGGCCGCACGGACTTCTCCGACCAGGATGTCCTCTTCCAGGGGACCATCCTGGTGCTGTACCTGCTGCCCGCGGTCATCGGCGTGTTCTGGGGCGTCCCGATGATCACGCGCGAGCTGGAGAGCGGCACGCACAGTCTCGTCTGGAACCAGACCGTCACGCGCAAGCGGTGGCTCACCACCAAGCTCGGCTTCGGCCTGCTCGCCGCGATGGCCGCCGCCGCGGTGCTGAGCGTCGCCGTCTCCTGGTGGGCGAGCCCGATCGACGCGCTTTCCGCGCTGCAGACCGATCGCGGCATGCAGGCGCGCATCGCCCCGGTGGTGTTCGGCGCCCGCGGCATCGTCCCGATCGGCTACGCGGCCTTCGCCCTCGCGCTCGGGGTCGCGGTCGGGATGCTGCTGAAGCGGACCGTCGCCGCCATGGCCGTCACGCTCGCCACGCTCGCTGCCGTGCTGCTCCTGGTGCCCGCCTTCGTGCGGCCGTACCTGCTGCCGCCGCAGACCCAGGTGGTCGCGATCACCGGGCAGAACATCACGAACATCAGCGGTGACGACACCCACGGGATCCTGGAGATCGGCGTGCGCAAGCAGGCCGGCGCGTGGGAGCTGGCGAACGAAACCCTCGACCCGGCCGGGAACGTGGCCGACCCGCTGCCGTCCTTCATCCAGAACTGCGCACCGAGGCCCGGCGCGGGCCCGCCGGAGCGAGGCAGCATGGAAGCGTGCCTGGCCCAGCTGGGCACCCACGGCTACCAGCAGCGCCTGACCTTCCAGCCGGGCTCTCGCTTCTGGCCGCTGCAGTGGCTCGAACTCGCGCTCTACCTCGCCATGACCGCCCTGCTCACCTGGTTCTGCTTCCGCCGTCTCCGCCACCTGTCCTGA
- a CDS encoding ABC transporter ATP-binding protein, whose translation MTVLRAQGLGKKYKRKQALTGCTLEIEAGHVTGLVGPNGAGKSTLLNIAAGMLEPTTGTIEVCGGVPGSGPEQLAKVGYVAQNTPVYSGLTIEEHLRLGAHLNPGWDASLAEKRVERLGLDPKQHAGKLSGGQRAQLALTIGIAKRPELLLLDEPVAALDPLARREFLQDLMEAVAEHGLSVVMSSHLVNDLERVCDHLVVLVASQVRVIGEVETLLATHHRLSGPRRDLDTLPADQHVVSAKHTDRQTTVLVRTEAPILDPSWTVGQLGLEDLVLEYMSNPTAARPALEVLR comes from the coding sequence GTGACCGTCCTGCGCGCCCAGGGGCTGGGCAAGAAGTACAAGCGCAAGCAAGCGCTCACCGGCTGCACGCTGGAGATCGAGGCCGGCCACGTCACCGGGCTCGTCGGGCCCAACGGCGCGGGCAAGTCGACGCTGCTGAACATCGCGGCCGGCATGCTGGAGCCGACGACCGGCACGATCGAGGTGTGCGGCGGGGTGCCGGGCAGCGGCCCGGAGCAGCTGGCCAAGGTGGGCTACGTCGCCCAGAACACGCCGGTCTACAGTGGACTGACCATCGAGGAGCACCTGCGGCTCGGCGCCCACCTCAACCCGGGCTGGGACGCCTCGCTCGCCGAGAAGCGCGTCGAACGGCTCGGGCTGGACCCGAAGCAGCACGCCGGCAAGCTCTCCGGCGGCCAGCGCGCCCAGCTGGCGCTCACCATCGGCATCGCCAAGCGTCCCGAACTGCTGCTGCTCGACGAGCCGGTCGCGGCACTGGACCCACTGGCGCGCCGGGAGTTCCTGCAGGACCTCATGGAAGCCGTCGCCGAGCACGGGCTGTCCGTCGTGATGTCCTCACACCTGGTCAACGACCTCGAACGGGTCTGCGACCACCTCGTCGTGCTGGTGGCTTCGCAGGTCCGGGTGATCGGCGAGGTGGAGACGCTGCTCGCCACGCACCACCGGCTCTCCGGGCCGCGCCGCGACCTCGACACGCTCCCGGCCGACCAGCACGTCGTCTCGGCGAAGCACACCGACCGCCAGACCACCGTGCTCGTCCGCACCGAGGCCCCGATCCTCGATCCTTCGTGGACGGTCGGGCAGCTCGGGCTGGAGGACCTCGTCCTCGAGTACATGAGCAACCCCACCGCCGCCCGCCCCGCCCTGGAGGTCCTCCGATGA
- a CDS encoding GntR family transcriptional regulator, whose amino-acid sequence MIEFHLDARSGLSPYQQLVQQVRHALRLGLLSEGDQLPKVKDVVASLAINPNTVLKAYRELEHDGLVAARPGVGTFVTATLNGGASFAAMGPLRQDLRRWLGKARKAGLDEESIEALLMSTFRDSAREGIA is encoded by the coding sequence ATGATCGAGTTCCACCTGGACGCGAGGTCCGGCCTGTCGCCGTACCAGCAGCTGGTCCAGCAGGTGCGGCACGCGCTGCGCCTCGGCCTGCTGTCCGAGGGAGACCAGCTCCCGAAGGTCAAGGACGTCGTCGCGAGCCTCGCGATCAACCCGAACACCGTGCTGAAGGCCTACCGCGAGCTGGAGCACGACGGCCTCGTCGCCGCCCGCCCCGGCGTCGGCACCTTCGTGACGGCGACGCTGAACGGCGGCGCTTCGTTCGCCGCGATGGGCCCGCTGCGGCAGGACCTGCGCCGCTGGCTGGGCAAGGCCCGCAAGGCCGGGCTCGACGAAGAGAGCATCGAGGCCCTGCTGATGTCCACGTTTCGCGACTCCGCCAGAGAGGGAATAGCGTGA
- a CDS encoding extracellular catalytic domain type 1 short-chain-length polyhydroxyalkanoate depolymerase: MKRMLGALLALVVMVTGLAAPAHAAALTRVTNFGNNPTNLNMYVYVPDRVAAKPALLVLVHYCGGSASSVFGWNGKDYVTAADRYGYVMVLPEATRSEKCFDVSTPNALRRNGGGDSTGIMSMVAWAKARYNVDPARVVVSGFSSGAMMTNVLAAQYPDVFAAASAFSGVPAGCFATTNGSLWNSTCSGGRSIRTAQQWGDLARAMYPGYTGRYPRMQLWHGTTDTTLAYPNFGEEIKQWTNLNGLGQTPAFTDHPQSSWTRTRYGNTSTQATVEGVSIAGVGHSLPMTGQLAYAISFLGLDR, translated from the coding sequence ATGAAACGCATGCTCGGTGCCCTGCTGGCACTGGTGGTCATGGTCACCGGCCTGGCCGCGCCCGCCCACGCGGCCGCGCTGACCAGGGTGACGAACTTCGGCAACAACCCGACGAACCTGAACATGTACGTCTACGTCCCGGACCGGGTGGCGGCCAAGCCGGCGCTGCTGGTGCTGGTGCACTACTGCGGCGGCTCGGCGAGCTCGGTCTTCGGCTGGAACGGCAAGGACTACGTCACCGCGGCCGACCGGTACGGCTACGTCATGGTGCTGCCGGAAGCGACCCGCAGCGAGAAGTGCTTCGACGTCTCGACGCCGAACGCGCTGCGGCGCAACGGGGGCGGGGACTCGACCGGGATCATGTCGATGGTCGCCTGGGCCAAAGCGCGCTACAACGTCGATCCGGCGCGGGTGGTCGTCAGCGGGTTCTCGTCCGGGGCGATGATGACGAACGTGCTGGCCGCCCAGTACCCCGACGTGTTCGCGGCGGCCTCGGCGTTCTCCGGCGTGCCTGCCGGGTGTTTCGCGACCACGAACGGCTCGCTGTGGAACAGCACCTGCTCGGGCGGGCGGTCGATCAGGACCGCGCAGCAGTGGGGTGACCTGGCCCGGGCGATGTACCCGGGCTACACGGGCCGCTACCCGCGGATGCAGCTGTGGCACGGCACCACCGACACCACGCTGGCGTACCCGAACTTCGGGGAAGAAATCAAGCAGTGGACCAACCTGAACGGGCTGGGCCAGACCCCGGCGTTCACCGACCACCCGCAGTCGTCGTGGACGCGCACCCGGTACGGCAACACGAGTACCCAGGCGACGGTGGAGGGCGTCAGCATCGCCGGGGTCGGGCACTCCCTGCCGATGACCGGCCAGCTGGCGTACGCGATTTCGTTCCTCGGCCTCGACCGGTGA
- a CDS encoding alpha/beta hydrolase family protein yields MRTLAVATALTVALSTPAAAATTPSLPRPTGHAPVGVTTLSFVDKSRADPWVPSVPYRELMVSFFYPATSVHGPKKQYMTPLESERNLERQNIPGLPLDVLSTVRTNAVVDAKPAGRRHSLPLVVLSPGWTQPRATLTALAEDLASRGYAVAAIDHTYENRATTFPDGHVTGCAACEVDDQPGFWEKFAQVRSKDTSFVLDSLLSSKQGALIDPQRIGMTGHSAGGAITTQAMLADPRIRAGADIDGSIHVPLPASGLARPFLFLGSMDNYTPGAPGPYDDWETDWPHLTGWKRWLMVSGTVHASFTDLGVLAAQLGVDIGDAIDPYRALAVTRTYVSAFFDLHLRCRPQPLLAAPSPAFPEVTFIG; encoded by the coding sequence ATGCGCACTCTCGCGGTAGCCACCGCCCTGACCGTCGCTTTGTCGACACCCGCCGCGGCGGCCACGACGCCGTCCCTGCCCCGCCCGACCGGGCACGCACCGGTCGGCGTCACCACCTTGTCCTTTGTGGACAAGTCGCGCGCCGACCCGTGGGTGCCGTCGGTGCCCTACCGGGAGCTGATGGTCTCCTTCTTCTACCCGGCGACCTCGGTGCACGGACCGAAGAAGCAGTACATGACCCCGCTCGAGTCCGAACGCAACCTCGAGCGGCAGAACATCCCGGGCCTCCCGCTGGACGTCCTGAGCACGGTCCGCACGAACGCCGTCGTCGACGCGAAGCCGGCCGGACGGAGGCACAGCCTGCCGCTGGTCGTGCTGTCCCCGGGCTGGACGCAGCCCCGCGCGACGCTCACCGCGCTGGCCGAGGACCTGGCCAGCCGCGGGTACGCCGTCGCGGCGATCGACCACACCTACGAAAACCGCGCCACGACGTTCCCCGACGGGCACGTCACCGGCTGCGCCGCCTGCGAAGTCGACGACCAGCCCGGGTTCTGGGAGAAGTTCGCGCAGGTCCGGTCGAAGGACACGTCCTTCGTGCTCGACTCCCTGCTGTCGTCGAAGCAGGGTGCGCTGATCGACCCGCAGCGGATCGGCATGACCGGCCACTCCGCGGGCGGCGCGATCACCACCCAGGCGATGCTGGCCGATCCGCGCATCCGGGCCGGCGCCGACATCGACGGCAGCATCCACGTCCCGCTCCCGGCGTCCGGGCTTGCGCGGCCCTTCCTGTTCCTGGGCAGCATGGACAACTACACGCCGGGCGCGCCGGGGCCCTACGACGACTGGGAGACGGACTGGCCGCACCTCACCGGCTGGAAGCGCTGGCTGATGGTGTCCGGCACGGTCCACGCGTCGTTCACCGACCTCGGCGTGCTCGCCGCCCAGCTCGGCGTCGACATCGGCGACGCGATCGACCCGTACCGCGCGCTGGCGGTCACGCGGACCTACGTAAGCGCTTTCTTCGACCTGCACCTGCGCTGCCGCCCGCAGCCGCTGCTGGCCGCGCCCTCGCCCGCTTTCCCGGAAGTGACCTTCATCGGATGA
- a CDS encoding alpha/beta hydrolase family protein, with translation MKLKSLMVVTALTLALTSPSASADPVLTLAKPTGDRPVGTTSLYLKDTSRADPWVPSVPYRELMVSLFYPVASATGPKKQFMSEAEAKAVFAEAGIEGIPPSVMTTVRTDAVVDAHPAGRGLPAVVLSPGFKRPRAELTSLSEDLASHGYLVVLVDHTYENVATTFPDGRVTGCAACGSYNLEFWQKLGRGRAKDVSFVLDSLIRSRPGLLDPARIGMAGHSVGGASAIGTMVADPRLKAGIDIDGTTDDPLLAPGLDRPFLFLGRQDTYTPGTGDEAATWERDWAQLKGWKRWLTVSSGALPRAGGSATRNPRKPLVAGMQHPSFTDIGLVGEQLGLDFGATTPAARGQAITAAYVRAFFDQHLRGKPQPLLDQPSAQYPEIAFARTSTPYLPAPTGDKPVGSTAVYLKDTSRPDPWVPSVPYRELMVTLFYPAASAKGPKTQYLTPQESAALLAGSGLPSGTLTGLVTNSVADARPAGRGLPLVVLSPGYTKPRATLSALAEDLASHGYVVAVVGHTYENTGQSFPGGRFAGCASCEVPHDNDAFWQKLERGRAADVSFVLDSLTRSKWAGLIDSSRIGMAGHSVGGGSTIPAMVADTRIKAGIDIDGSNKVPLTAPGLARPFLFVNHEQVPKCAPGNADWERDYAQMTGWKRWIEVAGTQHASFTDVGLVGEQLGVPVDGPNAAARASEITRAYVQAFFDQHLRGQARPILDRPGFPEVSFCR, from the coding sequence ATGAAACTGAAGAGCCTCATGGTCGTCACCGCCCTCACCCTCGCGCTGACGTCGCCGTCCGCGTCGGCCGACCCGGTGCTCACGCTGGCGAAACCGACCGGCGACCGGCCCGTCGGCACGACGTCGCTGTACCTCAAGGACACCTCGCGGGCCGACCCGTGGGTGCCGTCGGTGCCCTACCGGGAGCTGATGGTCTCCCTCTTCTACCCGGTGGCCTCGGCCACCGGGCCGAAGAAGCAGTTCATGTCCGAAGCCGAAGCCAAGGCCGTCTTCGCCGAAGCCGGCATCGAGGGCATCCCGCCGTCGGTCATGACGACGGTCCGCACGGACGCCGTCGTCGACGCCCACCCGGCCGGGCGCGGCCTGCCCGCGGTCGTCCTGTCGCCCGGCTTCAAGCGGCCCCGCGCCGAGCTGACCTCGCTGTCGGAAGACCTGGCGAGCCACGGCTACCTGGTGGTCCTGGTCGACCACACCTACGAGAACGTGGCCACCACGTTCCCGGACGGCCGGGTCACCGGCTGCGCGGCCTGCGGCAGCTACAACCTCGAGTTCTGGCAGAAGCTGGGCCGTGGCCGGGCGAAGGACGTGTCGTTCGTCCTGGACTCGCTGATCCGCTCCCGGCCGGGTTTGCTCGATCCCGCGCGGATCGGCATGGCCGGGCACTCCGTCGGCGGCGCGAGCGCGATCGGCACCATGGTGGCCGATCCGCGGCTCAAGGCCGGGATCGACATCGACGGGACCACGGACGACCCGCTCCTGGCGCCGGGCCTGGACCGGCCGTTCCTGTTCCTCGGCAGGCAGGACACGTACACGCCGGGCACCGGCGACGAAGCCGCGACCTGGGAGCGGGACTGGGCGCAGCTCAAGGGCTGGAAGCGCTGGCTCACCGTGTCCTCCGGGGCTTTGCCCCGGGCCGGGGGCTCCGCCACCCGGAACCCCCGAAAGCCTCTCGTGGCCGGGATGCAGCACCCGTCGTTCACCGACATCGGCCTGGTCGGCGAGCAGCTGGGCCTCGATTTCGGCGCGACCACCCCGGCCGCGCGCGGCCAGGCGATCACCGCGGCGTACGTCCGGGCGTTCTTCGACCAGCACCTGCGCGGCAAGCCGCAACCGCTGCTGGACCAGCCGTCGGCGCAGTACCCGGAGATCGCCTTCGCCCGGACGTCGACGCCGTACCTGCCCGCCCCGACCGGCGACAAGCCGGTGGGCAGCACGGCGGTGTACCTGAAGGACACTTCGCGTCCCGACCCGTGGGTGCCGTCGGTCCCCTACCGGGAGCTGATGGTCACCCTCTTCTACCCGGCCGCGTCGGCGAAGGGCCCGAAGACGCAGTACCTGACGCCGCAGGAGTCGGCGGCATTGCTGGCGGGCAGCGGCCTGCCGTCCGGCACGCTCACCGGGCTGGTGACGAACTCCGTCGCCGACGCCCGGCCGGCGGGCCGCGGGCTGCCGCTGGTCGTGCTCTCACCGGGCTACACCAAACCCCGCGCCACGCTGAGCGCCCTCGCCGAGGACCTGGCCAGCCACGGGTACGTCGTCGCGGTGGTCGGCCACACCTACGAGAACACCGGCCAGAGCTTCCCCGGCGGGCGGTTCGCCGGGTGCGCGTCCTGCGAAGTCCCGCACGACAACGACGCGTTCTGGCAGAAGCTGGAGCGCGGCCGGGCCGCCGACGTCTCGTTCGTCCTCGACTCGCTGACGCGGTCGAAGTGGGCGGGCCTGATCGACAGTTCCCGGATCGGCATGGCCGGGCACTCCGTGGGCGGCGGGAGCACCATCCCCGCGATGGTCGCCGACACCCGGATCAAGGCCGGGATCGACATCGACGGGTCCAACAAGGTCCCGCTGACCGCACCGGGGCTGGCGCGGCCGTTCCTGTTCGTCAACCACGAGCAGGTGCCGAAGTGCGCACCGGGCAACGCGGACTGGGAACGGGACTACGCGCAGATGACCGGGTGGAAGCGCTGGATCGAGGTGGCGGGCACGCAGCACGCGTCCTTCACCGACGTCGGGCTGGTGGGCGAGCAGCTGGGCGTCCCCGTCGACGGCCCGAACGCGGCCGCGCGGGCGAGTGAGATCACCCGGGCGTACGTGCAGGCGTTCTTCGACCAGCACCTGCGCGGGCAGGCACGGCCGATCCTCGACCGGCCGGGGTTCCCCGAGGTCTCGTTCTGCCGGTGA
- a CDS encoding endo-1,4-beta-xylanase — translation MKRFLAAAAALAIAFTGLTGVANAESNGGVRIMPLGDSITHGTGVPGGYRIGLWQRLAAGRYTNDFVGSQFNGPGSLWDHDHEGHPGWRIDQIDANVTGWLRTYNPRSVLLHIGTNDVLQNYNVAGAPGRLSTLLDHITATAPNADVFVAQLIPIGWASGDAAVRTFNNALPGIVQGKVNAGKRVHLVNMHGAVATADLPDGVHPNAAGYDKMAAVWYNALRSVPGSIGNPRAAVATEAAATLGSAAGAKGRTFGAAVANSHLGESAYTTTLDREFTGVTPENEMKWDATEPSRGSFRFGAGDAIVNHAQGHGQKVRGHTLVWHAQVPAWVSGIVSGSDLLTAMRNHINGVAGHYRGKIAYWDVVNEAFNEDGTRRPSIFQQRIGNSYIEEAFRAARAADGSAKLCYNDYNTDNQNAKSNGVYAMVRDFKARGVPIDCVGFQAHLSAGQNLSTLQANLQRFAALGVDVNITELDVGGSGSAQANTYGQVVRACLAVSRCTSITTWGVTDKYSWRAGSTPLLFDGNYTKKQAHTAVLSAFGAA, via the coding sequence ATGAAGAGGTTCCTGGCCGCCGCGGCGGCACTGGCGATCGCGTTCACCGGCTTGACCGGGGTCGCGAACGCCGAATCGAACGGCGGGGTGCGGATCATGCCGCTGGGCGACTCGATCACCCACGGCACGGGCGTGCCCGGCGGGTACCGGATCGGCCTGTGGCAGCGCCTCGCCGCCGGCCGCTACACCAACGACTTCGTCGGTTCGCAGTTCAACGGGCCCGGCAGCCTCTGGGACCACGACCACGAAGGGCACCCCGGCTGGCGCATCGACCAGATCGACGCGAACGTCACCGGCTGGCTGCGCACCTACAACCCGCGTTCGGTGCTGCTGCACATCGGCACCAACGACGTGCTGCAGAACTACAACGTCGCCGGCGCGCCCGGCCGGCTGTCCACCCTGCTCGACCACATCACCGCGACCGCGCCGAACGCCGACGTGTTCGTCGCCCAGCTCATCCCGATCGGCTGGGCGAGCGGGGACGCCGCTGTGCGCACCTTCAACAACGCCCTGCCCGGGATCGTGCAGGGCAAGGTGAACGCCGGCAAGCGCGTGCACCTGGTGAACATGCACGGCGCGGTCGCCACCGCCGACCTCCCCGACGGCGTCCACCCGAACGCCGCGGGCTACGACAAGATGGCGGCGGTCTGGTACAACGCCCTGCGGTCGGTCCCGGGCAGCATCGGCAACCCCCGCGCCGCCGTGGCCACCGAAGCCGCGGCGACCCTCGGCTCGGCGGCCGGCGCGAAGGGCCGGACGTTCGGCGCCGCCGTCGCCAACAGCCACCTCGGCGAATCGGCGTACACCACGACACTGGACCGCGAGTTCACCGGCGTCACCCCGGAGAACGAGATGAAGTGGGACGCGACCGAGCCGTCCCGCGGCTCGTTCCGCTTCGGCGCCGGCGACGCGATCGTGAACCACGCCCAGGGCCACGGCCAGAAGGTCCGCGGCCACACGCTGGTGTGGCACGCCCAGGTGCCCGCCTGGGTGAGCGGCATCGTGTCCGGCTCCGACCTGCTCACCGCGATGCGCAACCACATCAACGGCGTGGCCGGGCACTACCGCGGGAAGATCGCCTACTGGGACGTCGTCAACGAGGCCTTCAACGAAGACGGCACCCGGCGGCCGTCGATCTTCCAGCAGCGCATCGGCAACAGCTACATCGAAGAGGCGTTCCGGGCGGCCCGCGCGGCCGACGGCTCGGCGAAGCTCTGCTACAACGACTACAACACCGACAACCAGAACGCCAAGAGCAACGGCGTCTACGCCATGGTGCGCGACTTCAAGGCCCGCGGCGTGCCGATCGACTGCGTCGGCTTCCAGGCCCACCTCTCGGCCGGGCAGAACCTCTCGACGCTGCAGGCCAACCTCCAGCGGTTCGCCGCGCTCGGCGTCGACGTGAACATCACCGAGCTCGACGTCGGCGGCTCCGGCAGCGCCCAGGCGAACACCTACGGCCAGGTCGTGCGGGCCTGCCTCGCGGTTTCGCGCTGCACGAGCATCACCACGTGGGGCGTCACCGACAAGTACTCCTGGCGCGCCGGCAGCACCCCGCTGCTGTTCGACGGCAACTACACCAAGAAGCAGGCCCACACCGCCGTGCTTTCGGCCTTCGGTGCGGCGTGA
- a CDS encoding non-reducing end alpha-L-arabinofuranosidase family hydrolase — protein MKRSLFALVVVLLTALLNAPAADAAALPGHFRWSSSGVLISPKSDATHDIAGIKDPTVVYSGGKYHVFASTANAAGYNLVYLNFSDWSQAASAPHHYLDKTAIGPGYRAAPQVFYFAPQRKWYLVYQNGNAAYSTNSDISNPNGWSAPKNFYDAMPDIIAQNIGNGYWVDMWVICDSADCYLFSSDDNGHLYRSQTTLANFPNGFGNTVIAMQDPNRYNLFEASNVYKIAGRNQYLLLVEAIGADGRRWFRSWTSSSIAGTWRPLADTESNPFARAANVTFPGGQWTKDISHGEMLRSGNDQTLPISPCRLRYLYQGMDPAAGGDYNSLPWRLGLLTQTNSHCWLKEGRR, from the coding sequence GTGAAAAGGTCCCTGTTCGCCCTCGTCGTCGTGCTGCTGACCGCCCTCCTGAACGCCCCCGCGGCGGACGCCGCCGCGCTGCCGGGCCACTTCCGGTGGAGCTCCAGCGGGGTGCTGATCAGCCCGAAGTCCGATGCGACGCACGACATCGCCGGGATCAAGGATCCCACGGTCGTCTATTCGGGCGGCAAGTACCACGTGTTCGCCAGCACCGCGAACGCCGCGGGCTACAACCTGGTGTACCTCAATTTCTCCGACTGGTCACAGGCCGCTTCGGCGCCGCACCACTACCTCGACAAAACCGCCATCGGCCCGGGTTACCGGGCGGCGCCGCAGGTCTTCTACTTCGCGCCGCAGCGAAAGTGGTACCTCGTCTACCAGAACGGCAACGCCGCCTACTCCACCAACAGTGATATCTCGAATCCGAACGGCTGGAGCGCGCCGAAGAACTTCTACGACGCGATGCCGGACATCATCGCGCAGAACATCGGCAACGGCTACTGGGTCGACATGTGGGTCATCTGCGACTCGGCCGACTGCTACCTGTTCTCCTCCGACGACAACGGGCACCTGTACCGGTCGCAGACCACACTGGCGAACTTCCCGAACGGCTTCGGCAACACGGTGATCGCGATGCAGGACCCGAACCGGTACAACCTGTTCGAGGCCAGCAACGTCTACAAGATCGCCGGCCGGAACCAGTACCTGCTGCTGGTGGAGGCGATCGGCGCCGACGGGCGCCGCTGGTTCCGCTCCTGGACGTCGTCGAGCATCGCCGGCACCTGGCGGCCGCTCGCCGACACCGAAAGCAACCCGTTCGCCCGTGCGGCCAACGTGACTTTCCCCGGCGGGCAGTGGACGAAGGACATCAGCCACGGCGAAATGCTCCGGTCGGGCAACGACCAGACCCTGCCGATCAGCCCCTGCCGGCTGCGGTACCTCTACCAGGGCATGGACCCGGCCGCGGGTGGCGACTACAACAGCCTGCCCTGGCGGCTCGGCCTGCTCACCCAGACGAACTCCCACTGCTGGTTGAAGGAGGGACGGCGATGA